The Eublepharis macularius isolate TG4126 chromosome 3, MPM_Emac_v1.0, whole genome shotgun sequence genome has a window encoding:
- the KCNJ15 gene encoding ATP-sensitive inward rectifier potassium channel 15, which produces MEAAPINMSQSPLVNGAIGAKLKKCKPRVMSKSGHSNVRIDKVDGIYLLYLQDLWTTVIDMKWRYKLTLFAATFVMTWFLFGVIYYAIAFLHGDLEGSKYPRKHVPCVMNVDSLTGAFLFSLESQTTIGYGFRFITEECPHAIFLLVAQLVITTLIEIFITGTFLAKIARPKKRAETIKFSHCAVITKHNGHLCLVIRVANMRKSLLIQCQLSGKLLQTYETKEGERLLLNQAAVKFHVDSSSESPFLILPLTFYHILDENSPLRDLTPQNLKEKDFELVVLLNATVESTSAVCQSRTSYIPEEIFWGYEFMPVISLSQNGKYVADFSQFEQIRSADCNLYSMDSEKQKLEEQYRKEDQRDRERRTMLFQQSNV; this is translated from the coding sequence ATGGAAGCAGCACCAATCAACATGTCACAAAGCCCACTAGTGAATGGGGCCATTGGTGCTAAACTGAAGAAATGCAAACCTCGTGTGATGTCCAAAAGTGGCCACAGCAATGTCAGGATTGATAAAGTGGATGGCATTTACTTACTTTATCTTCAGGATCTGTGGACCACTGTCATTGACATGAAGTGGAGATATAAACTTACTTTGTTTGCAGCTACTTTTGTAATGACTTGGTTTCTTTTTGGAGTCATCTATTATGCCATTGCATTTCTTCATGGAGACCTGGAAGGAAGCAAATACCCACGTAAACATGTTCCCTGTGTCATGAATGTAGACTCCCTAACTGGAGCATTTCTCTTTTCTTTGGAGTCACAAACAACCATTGGTTATGGTTTTCGTTTCATCACTGAAGAGTGCCCTCATGCCATTTTCCTCTTAGTTGCTCAACTGGTCATCACAACTTTGATTGAAATCTTCATCACTGGTACCTTCCTAGCCAAAATTGCCAGACCTAAAAAGCGAGCAGAGACCATTAAATTCAGTCATTGTGCTGTCATCACCAAACACAATGGACATCTTTGCCTGGTGATCCGAGTGGCAAATATGAGAAAGAGCCTTCTGATCCAGTGCCAGCTGTCTGGAAAGCTTCTGCAGACCTATGAAACCAAAGAAGGAGAGAGGCTCCTGCTTAACCAAGCTGCTGTCAAATTCCATGTTGATTCCTCATCTGAAAGTCCCTTCTTGATTTTACCTTTGACTTTTTACCATATATTGGATGAGAACAGCCCTTTAAGAGATCTTACACCCCAGAACCTAAAAGAAAAAGATTTTGAACTTGTTGTCCTCTTGAATGCCACGGTTGAGTCAACAAGTGCAGTTTGCCAGAGCCGAACCTCATACATTCCAGAGGAGATCTTCTGGGGTTATGAGTTTATGCCTGtaatttctctctctcagaaTGGGAAATACGTTGCAGATTTTAGTCAGTTTGAGCAGATCAGAAGTGCAGATTGCAACTTATACAGTATGGACTCTGAAAAGCAAAAACTGGAAGAGCAATATAGAAAGGAAGACCAAAGAGACAGAGAACGCAGAACAATGTTATTTCAGCAAAGCAATGTTTGA